One window from the genome of Carnobacteriaceae bacterium zg-84 encodes:
- a CDS encoding ISL3 family transposase, whose amino-acid sequence MSNITEILLQLKDKNITFDHENISEYVIRHKKSLVLYGKLTYTPDCCPNCHATNGIVKNGTRQSRLSLCQISGLNAYLSLTKQRFYCKSCQSSFTAETPIVDKHCFITNRLKQKIMDTLTETISETYIAKQHNVSVHTVRRIVDKVASTLKVNHNTQLPQHLCFDEFKSVKSSDSAMSFIYCDALTHQLIDVVHDRKSSTLLDYFARYDTQTRKAVKTITIDMFRPYIQIAKQVFPNAHIIIDPFHIVQALNRELTKHRVHVMKALHQNNRRLYNKMKRYWKLFLSNTDTLSSYPYHRFPLFDWMTHTQGIVDYLLEQVPELRATYDVVHQLRDALHNRDFDRFEEILIWAKQEAISPGLRRVLRTFKGYLPYIKNTFIYHHLTNGALEGINHKIKVLKRNAYGYRNFSHFRNRILFMCKLYVPYTVPSTSLVA is encoded by the coding sequence ATGTCTAATATAACAGAAATCTTACTACAATTAAAGGATAAAAACATCACATTTGATCATGAAAACATATCAGAATATGTCATTCGACATAAAAAATCATTAGTCTTATACGGTAAATTAACCTATACACCAGATTGTTGCCCAAATTGTCACGCAACCAATGGCATTGTAAAAAATGGAACACGTCAATCACGACTGTCTTTATGCCAAATTTCAGGACTAAACGCCTATTTATCACTCACTAAACAACGTTTTTATTGTAAATCCTGTCAATCATCATTTACAGCGGAAACACCTATTGTGGATAAGCATTGTTTTATCACAAACCGTTTAAAACAAAAGATAATGGATACTTTAACAGAAACCATTTCAGAAACCTACATCGCTAAACAACACAATGTATCTGTACATACGGTCAGACGTATTGTTGATAAGGTCGCCTCTACTTTAAAAGTAAATCACAACACGCAATTACCTCAACACCTATGTTTTGATGAATTCAAGTCAGTAAAATCTTCTGATAGTGCCATGAGTTTTATCTATTGTGATGCACTGACTCATCAACTGATTGACGTTGTACACGACCGTAAATCCAGCACGCTATTAGACTACTTTGCTAGATACGATACCCAGACAAGAAAAGCTGTTAAAACAATTACGATTGATATGTTTCGCCCCTATATTCAGATAGCCAAGCAAGTATTTCCTAACGCACATATCATTATCGACCCTTTTCATATTGTACAAGCATTAAATCGTGAGTTAACAAAACACAGAGTGCATGTAATGAAAGCTTTACATCAGAATAATCGCCGTTTATACAACAAAATGAAACGTTATTGGAAGTTGTTTTTAAGTAACACAGATACACTAAGTAGTTATCCTTATCACCGTTTTCCACTGTTTGATTGGATGACACATACACAAGGGATAGTCGATTATTTATTGGAACAAGTCCCCGAACTACGAGCCACATACGATGTCGTTCATCAATTAAGAGATGCTTTACATAATAGAGATTTTGACCGATTTGAAGAAATACTCATATGGGCTAAACAGGAAGCTATTTCTCCTGGTTTACGTAGAGTATTAAGAACGTTCAAAGGGTATTTACCCTATATTAAAAACACCTTTATCTACCATCATTTGACTAATGGTGCACTTGAAGGAATCAATCATAAAATTAAAGTACTTAAGAGAAATGCCTATGGTTATCGTAACTTTTCACATTTTAGAAATCGTATTTTATTCATGTGTAAGTTATATGTACCGTATACCGTACCATCTACTTCACTAGTTGCTTAA
- a CDS encoding S8 family serine peptidase has translation MRKKHFLGAMALSAILCICSSDHILHAEEPFGTSMISSDAVNHLSRVIVSFDEENRKKIIEQIHAISGAEIKYQYKKIFSGLSLDIPKDKITLLSEIADIHKIEDCAPVIPNMITAGQLTQALQANARYRVDGRGMVIATIDSGIDTKHKDMRLDEGVVPKILDIKKSDNNEYSAKIPYGYNYVDGNDNLLDDVDEPHGMHIAGILAANATDEDVKAKRGIDGIAPNAQLLVYKVFTGKHRAVREDAAYAAMEDAIDKGADVISLSIGLRGTGKKGDTFYTAIENAKKHGVIVVAALGNSGASAATTTYDEKTNNDLNAVDTASTVSVAANIDVIGVGSSKNTHLTYSAMTIGDKPYPYIQIGKTKVVDNTYDFVDVGFATEEELRGKELENKIVIVRRGKYSIREKMSLLSSKKPAGIILISYNVGHNRDNYMDKVPVELAPFELASGCWAIGVSGSDGADLQERIKTSPNMALKLSMDVFHKKYRDVSIPSGFSSWGPTVDLELKPDVLAPGEDIYSTANKNSYMLMSGTSMAAPHVAGATTLLLQYLKEKTLPENWSKMDLVKVLFMNTARVLMDDNAIGERLEFSPRQQGAGIIQIQNALETNVIVSSNGKGAAALKEIGKTTTFTVKLENIGKTPQTFHVQKGNVLTSGTVSVDKMQEETPVKINEVHAKKVDGASIQTSVQSITLQPGETKEITATLNTGNAKDQFVEGYLYFISETEGQPSLSIPYMGFVGDWGKEPLIDAPAWEANSKVKLTTVMGNTNLNSEEYEEIGKSDFEEGINPKNIAFTTNSDADTVKQIAPRVAVLRDILDYEVAIVTSKDDQAEPLRQIKVGKYLQRLIYADYLFEDWYKKEMQSPLLQFKWDGKIYNTKTGEFERAPEGQYYYRLRARNKENGNWQTTYLPVKIDNTKPTMDVDIVDKEDDKKDIVIRLKDNVAIGKIKASIDYADVDVTKISEAEYMIKDISMNLETVNLLQIHATDTAGNAADYEKELHVKDVHLDNIKDLSLKKGNTTLTGRISEHVKDISMTLNEQAVELTKNDKQFSAELKEQLKDGENTLKVTITMTDGKQRTSTLSILRDFEKPTLDIRPEWEDEDEQLIKTAEDGTITLSGKVSDNLTAAKDIKVYYYTGDNFSKPENKKEAKVDEKGNFTITANKRDFPEDIYVEAVDKAGRKAQQFFYTSLTDADDDEKLFYVSMHDYLILNVESIVHAKLYSLSDGTYTYEIPIKTNEGFSASINGGERVYAKGSDILAKAIVKDGYNTINIKGYDAEGNLIFDRGYSMFIDKAAPNVIFKDLHFVEEKDSEKDIEGVLYVKEPILKLQGTIQDNGTGWSLYVNGHSVASTSIEGELGNNKSTFSYQVPVQDGDIVNIKAVDVNNNSNDEHGLNYLVKLDDQAPVIESTVQSGDVFEHSVTPMINTTDNIKVTRTTITLDGKPYTLNTEISDKGRHVLDIEVEDIAGNITKKKITFRIGKDDEKPAEPTPIPDVTTSTLTTLPTPTHSATDTTTTVSQIFEAHTDNRLFSVMFKEHVDADMLHVEKVDHSVIAEKLKPKHATVYDIYLTKNGQKVDIKENRIVSIDLHKHEKNAVLYHVLSNGQLEKIQTKVENGKLIFETNHFSHFVLGVDVEVSNTLPNTGTQEIHLFIYFGILFCGMAIFVYKRRERK, from the coding sequence ATGAGAAAAAAACATTTCTTAGGAGCAATGGCATTAAGTGCCATATTATGTATATGTTCGAGTGATCATATATTACACGCAGAAGAGCCATTTGGTACATCAATGATATCAAGTGATGCCGTCAATCATTTATCTAGAGTGATTGTTTCTTTCGATGAAGAAAATAGAAAGAAAATTATCGAACAGATTCATGCCATATCTGGTGCTGAGATAAAGTATCAATATAAAAAAATATTTAGTGGTTTATCATTAGATATTCCAAAAGATAAAATCACATTATTATCAGAAATAGCTGATATTCACAAAATCGAAGATTGTGCACCGGTTATTCCAAATATGATAACAGCAGGACAACTTACACAAGCATTACAAGCCAATGCACGATATCGTGTGGATGGTAGGGGAATGGTTATTGCAACGATTGATTCGGGTATCGACACAAAACATAAAGATATGCGATTAGATGAGGGGGTTGTCCCTAAAATTTTAGATATAAAAAAATCTGATAATAATGAATATTCTGCAAAAATTCCTTATGGATATAATTATGTGGACGGAAATGATAATTTATTAGATGATGTTGATGAACCACATGGTATGCATATTGCCGGAATATTGGCGGCAAATGCAACAGATGAAGATGTGAAAGCTAAAAGAGGGATTGACGGGATTGCACCAAATGCTCAATTACTTGTTTATAAAGTATTTACAGGAAAACATAGAGCTGTTCGTGAAGATGCTGCGTATGCGGCTATGGAAGATGCCATAGACAAAGGTGCAGATGTGATTAGTTTAAGTATTGGTTTGAGAGGAACTGGAAAAAAAGGAGATACGTTTTATACAGCAATTGAAAATGCTAAAAAACATGGCGTCATTGTTGTAGCAGCATTAGGAAATTCTGGTGCTTCAGCAGCAACAACGACTTATGACGAGAAAACAAATAATGATTTAAATGCAGTAGATACAGCATCCACTGTATCAGTTGCTGCTAATATAGATGTGATAGGTGTTGGATCTAGCAAAAATACACATTTAACATATAGTGCAATGACGATTGGTGATAAACCATATCCATATATACAAATTGGTAAAACAAAAGTTGTTGATAATACCTATGATTTTGTTGATGTTGGATTTGCGACAGAGGAAGAATTAAGAGGAAAGGAACTAGAGAATAAAATAGTTATTGTAAGAAGAGGAAAATATTCCATTCGTGAAAAAATGAGTTTATTATCTAGCAAAAAACCAGCAGGTATTATTTTAATTAGTTATAATGTTGGGCATAATCGAGATAATTATATGGATAAAGTGCCAGTAGAGTTAGCACCATTTGAATTAGCAAGTGGCTGTTGGGCGATTGGGGTATCTGGTTCAGACGGTGCTGATTTACAAGAACGTATTAAAACATCACCTAATATGGCATTAAAACTATCAATGGATGTCTTTCATAAAAAATATCGTGATGTTTCAATTCCTTCAGGATTTTCAAGTTGGGGACCAACAGTTGATTTAGAATTAAAACCAGATGTACTTGCACCGGGAGAAGATATTTATTCCACAGCAAATAAAAATAGCTATATGCTAATGTCGGGGACATCAATGGCAGCACCTCATGTTGCGGGTGCGACAACATTGTTACTACAGTACTTAAAAGAAAAAACATTACCAGAAAACTGGTCTAAAATGGATTTGGTAAAAGTATTGTTCATGAATACAGCACGTGTCTTAATGGACGATAATGCTATTGGTGAACGATTAGAGTTTTCACCTAGACAACAAGGTGCAGGCATTATTCAAATTCAAAATGCTTTAGAAACAAATGTCATTGTATCATCAAATGGTAAAGGGGCAGCAGCACTAAAAGAAATAGGAAAAACGACAACTTTTACGGTTAAACTAGAAAATATAGGGAAAACACCTCAAACATTCCATGTTCAAAAAGGAAATGTCTTAACAAGTGGAACTGTATCAGTTGATAAAATGCAAGAAGAAACACCAGTTAAAATCAATGAAGTACATGCTAAAAAAGTAGACGGAGCATCTATTCAAACAAGTGTACAGAGCATTACTTTACAACCAGGAGAAACAAAAGAAATTACAGCGACATTAAATACAGGAAATGCAAAAGATCAATTTGTTGAAGGGTATTTATATTTCATCTCTGAAACTGAAGGACAACCATCATTAAGTATTCCTTATATGGGATTTGTTGGTGATTGGGGGAAAGAGCCTTTAATTGATGCTCCTGCTTGGGAAGCCAATTCAAAAGTAAAATTAACCACTGTTATGGGAAATACTAATTTGAATTCAGAAGAATATGAAGAAATTGGCAAATCTGATTTTGAAGAAGGTATCAATCCTAAAAATATTGCTTTCACAACAAATTCAGATGCAGATACAGTGAAACAAATCGCACCACGTGTTGCTGTTTTGCGTGATATTTTAGATTATGAAGTAGCTATCGTGACAAGTAAAGATGATCAAGCAGAGCCTTTAAGACAAATAAAAGTTGGGAAATATTTACAAAGACTTATTTATGCAGATTATTTATTTGAAGATTGGTATAAAAAAGAAATGCAGTCACCGTTGCTTCAATTTAAATGGGACGGAAAAATTTATAATACTAAAACAGGTGAATTTGAACGTGCTCCAGAGGGACAATATTATTATCGCCTAAGAGCTAGAAATAAAGAAAACGGAAATTGGCAAACGACATATTTACCAGTAAAAATTGACAATACAAAACCAACGATGGACGTTGATATTGTTGATAAAGAAGATGATAAAAAAGATATTGTGATTCGTCTAAAAGACAATGTGGCTATTGGAAAAATAAAAGCAAGTATTGATTATGCAGATGTAGATGTTACAAAAATAAGTGAAGCGGAATATATGATTAAAGATATATCCATGAATTTAGAAACAGTGAATTTATTGCAAATACATGCCACAGATACAGCAGGAAATGCGGCAGATTATGAAAAAGAATTGCACGTTAAAGACGTTCACTTAGATAATATTAAAGATTTATCATTGAAAAAAGGAAATACAACATTAACGGGTCGCATCTCTGAACATGTGAAAGACATTAGTATGACTTTAAATGAACAAGCAGTAGAATTAACAAAAAATGACAAACAATTTTCTGCTGAATTAAAAGAACAGTTAAAAGACGGAGAAAATACATTGAAAGTCACGATTACTATGACTGACGGTAAACAACGTACATCAACATTATCAATTTTGCGTGACTTTGAAAAACCAACTTTAGACATCCGACCAGAATGGGAAGATGAAGATGAACAACTAATTAAAACAGCTGAAGATGGTACCATTACACTTTCAGGAAAAGTGAGTGATAATTTAACAGCTGCTAAAGATATTAAAGTGTATTACTATACAGGCGATAACTTTAGTAAACCTGAAAATAAAAAAGAAGCAAAAGTTGATGAAAAAGGGAATTTTACAATTACAGCAAACAAACGTGATTTCCCAGAAGATATTTATGTGGAAGCTGTCGATAAAGCCGGAAGAAAAGCGCAGCAATTTTTCTATACTTCTTTAACAGATGCAGATGATGATGAAAAATTATTCTATGTGTCCATGCACGACTATTTGATTTTAAATGTTGAATCTATTGTCCATGCAAAATTATACAGCTTATCAGACGGTACATATACATATGAAATTCCTATCAAAACAAATGAAGGTTTTTCCGCAAGTATCAATGGTGGTGAACGTGTTTATGCAAAAGGATCAGATATTTTGGCAAAAGCTATTGTAAAAGACGGATATAATACTATTAATATCAAAGGGTATGATGCAGAAGGTAATCTCATTTTTGACAGAGGTTATTCAATGTTCATTGATAAAGCTGCACCAAATGTTATTTTTAAAGACTTGCATTTTGTCGAAGAAAAAGATTCAGAAAAAGATATTGAAGGTGTGTTATACGTCAAAGAACCTATTTTAAAATTACAAGGAACAATACAAGACAATGGTACAGGGTGGAGTTTATATGTAAACGGACATTCAGTTGCATCAACGTCTATTGAAGGAGAATTAGGAAATAATAAAAGTACTTTCTCTTATCAAGTACCTGTTCAAGACGGAGATATTGTAAACATTAAAGCTGTCGATGTAAACAATAATTCAAACGATGAACATGGCTTGAATTATTTAGTGAAACTAGATGACCAAGCACCTGTGATTGAGTCAACTGTCCAATCAGGTGATGTCTTTGAGCATTCAGTCACACCAATGATTAACACAACAGATAATATAAAAGTGACACGTACCACTATAACATTGGACGGTAAACCATATACACTAAATACAGAAATTTCTGATAAAGGTAGACACGTATTAGATATTGAAGTAGAGGATATTGCTGGAAATATTACTAAGAAAAAAATAACTTTTAGAATTGGTAAAGATGATGAAAAACCAGCAGAACCAACACCGATACCTGATGTCACAACAAGTACATTGACTACCTTACCAACACCGACACACAGTGCCACAGATACGACAACAACGGTATCACAAATTTTTGAAGCACATACAGATAATCGTTTGTTTAGTGTTATGTTTAAAGAGCATGTTGATGCTGATATGCTCCATGTTGAAAAAGTAGATCATTCTGTTATAGCAGAAAAATTAAAACCAAAACATGCAACAGTTTACGATATTTATTTAACAAAAAATGGACAAAAAGTTGACATTAAAGAAAACCGCATTGTGTCTATTGATTTACATAAACATGAAAAAAATGCTGTACTATACCATGTACTATCGAATGGGCAATTAGAAAAAATACAGACGAAAGTTGAAAATGGTAAACTTATTTTTGAAACAAATCATTTTAGTCATTTTGTTTTAGGTGTAGATGTTGAGGTATCAAATACATTACCAAATACGGGAACACAAGAAATACATCTCTTTATTTATTTCGGAATTTTATTTTGCGGAATGGCAATATTTGTATACAAGAGAAGAGAACGTAAATAA